One part of the Actinotignum schaalii genome encodes these proteins:
- the nudC gene encoding NAD(+) diphosphatase: MRYDGDLILARGNLDRDELSRNSPQRLAELAENAGYLLISGWGAVLDNDNAPLLLNRSELPRTTADSPTVYLGKVAGRPYFACDLTTVIGGGPTRDNPEVDAPGYRIGSLQNYAPSWSADMCALVTAAVAILNTWRATRWCAVCGQRITVDTGGWSGHCPEGHVVFPRTDPAVIMAVLDSQDRILLAHNARWPAGRHSVLAGFAEAGESLEAAVRREVREEVGVPLGEISYFASQPWPFPRSLMIAYVARVDRQAEAWAGGADALVRPDGEEIDHAAFYSPAELDVALREGSLSLPGPSSVAAALITDWYGPGIRPHLGW; encoded by the coding sequence GTGAGGTACGACGGCGATTTAATCCTGGCGCGCGGCAATCTGGACCGGGATGAACTCTCCCGCAACTCACCGCAGCGCCTGGCGGAATTGGCGGAAAATGCGGGGTATCTGCTTATTTCCGGGTGGGGCGCCGTGCTGGATAACGATAATGCACCCCTGCTGTTGAACCGCTCTGAACTCCCGCGTACCACCGCGGATTCACCCACTGTTTACCTGGGGAAAGTTGCCGGGCGTCCCTATTTTGCGTGCGATCTCACCACCGTGATCGGGGGCGGACCCACCCGTGATAACCCGGAAGTGGATGCGCCGGGGTACCGGATTGGCTCCCTGCAGAATTACGCGCCGTCCTGGAGCGCGGATATGTGCGCCTTGGTGACCGCGGCGGTGGCGATCCTCAATACCTGGCGAGCGACCCGTTGGTGTGCGGTATGCGGCCAGCGCATCACCGTGGATACCGGTGGGTGGAGCGGGCACTGCCCGGAAGGCCACGTGGTCTTCCCGCGCACTGACCCGGCCGTCATTATGGCGGTGCTTGATTCGCAGGATCGTATTCTGCTGGCGCATAATGCGCGCTGGCCGGCCGGGCGCCATTCGGTGCTTGCCGGTTTTGCCGAGGCGGGGGAGTCCCTGGAAGCGGCGGTGCGCCGCGAGGTGCGCGAAGAAGTGGGGGTGCCGCTGGGCGAGATCAGCTATTTCGCCAGCCAGCCCTGGCCTTTCCCGCGCTCCCTCATGATCGCCTACGTGGCGCGGGTGGATCGCCAGGCCGAAGCTTGGGCCGGCGGGGCGGATGCCCTGGTGCGCCCGGATGGAGAAGAAATCGACCACGCGGCTTTCTACAGCCCGGCCGAGCTGGATGTCGCCCTGCGCGAGGGTAGCCTCAGCCTGCCCGGACCCTCCTCAGTTGCCGCGGCTCTTATCACCGACTGGTACGGGCCCGGGATTCGCCCCCATCTGGGCTGGTAG
- the glgX gene encoding glycogen debranching protein GlgX, translating to MTSLPATSPTASRYVARASERALPVRLRPVRLGAHLTDTGADFAVLAPHATAVDLCLIDRSASGITERRYSLHRDASFTTWVGHVSGVRAGQEYGYRVHGPWNPDTGMRFNPAQFLLDPYARAITGTPRLGPELYGHKVNDALDPVPLPPQRDDTDSLEAMCRGVVTAPTETHIRHPYTPWSHTVIYETHVRGLTQQLAALPEELRGTYAGLAHPIVTNYLRSLGVTAVELLPIHAKMSEPFLTERDLTNYWGYSTLSYFAPEPSLATATARAAGPLAVLQEVRDMVARLHDAGLEVILDVVYNHTCEGGVNGPTVSLRGFGQSTYYMQVPNQPGQFYDTTGTGNSLDFRRTPVLQLTLDSLRYWVSEIGVDGFRFDLAATLARRGDHFDTNHPLYLAMATDPILSNVKLINEPWDLGPNGWQTGNFLPPTADWNDRYRDSIRQFWVADQRAVAGGGLGGDLRDVATRLAGSADLFGHGRSPSGRGPLASVNFITAHDGFSLYDLVSYDSKHNEANGENGRDGTDNNRSWNHGVEGEGSDTAPLPEHVLRARTRTMRNLIGTLVFSAGVPMLYGGDEFADTKFGNNNAYCQDNHVSWLDWDHEEWQRELQATVAYLFRLRSEHRVLRPSMFYTESPSGRDHIPDLQWFADTGEPMPEHRWFDPSNRLLQMLRSGSERDADALVVINGSNHHVPIRFPQGRGNPFALAWDSSWPTPRSSERIYQPGASTRVEPLTMQLYFANPER from the coding sequence GTGACTTCATTACCGGCTACTTCCCCGACCGCATCTCGGTACGTGGCGCGCGCCTCCGAACGCGCCCTGCCCGTCCGCTTGCGGCCCGTGCGTCTGGGGGCGCACCTCACCGATACCGGGGCGGATTTCGCCGTCCTGGCTCCGCACGCGACCGCGGTTGATCTGTGCCTTATTGACCGCAGTGCCTCGGGTATCACCGAGCGTCGCTATTCCCTGCATCGGGACGCGAGTTTCACCACCTGGGTGGGGCATGTATCCGGGGTGCGCGCCGGTCAAGAATACGGCTACCGGGTCCACGGCCCGTGGAATCCCGATACCGGGATGCGTTTCAACCCCGCCCAATTCCTCCTCGATCCCTACGCGCGGGCCATTACCGGCACCCCGCGCCTGGGTCCCGAACTCTACGGGCACAAGGTCAATGACGCCCTGGATCCCGTCCCGCTCCCACCCCAGCGTGACGATACCGATTCCCTGGAAGCCATGTGCCGCGGCGTCGTAACCGCACCCACGGAAACGCATATCCGCCACCCGTATACGCCCTGGTCCCACACCGTCATCTACGAAACGCATGTGCGCGGACTCACCCAGCAGTTGGCGGCGCTTCCCGAAGAATTGCGCGGCACCTACGCCGGCCTGGCGCACCCGATTGTCACGAATTATTTGCGTTCCCTGGGCGTGACAGCCGTGGAGCTGCTACCCATCCACGCGAAAATGTCGGAACCGTTCCTCACCGAACGCGATCTCACCAATTATTGGGGGTACTCCACCCTCTCCTATTTCGCTCCCGAACCGAGCCTGGCCACCGCCACCGCGCGGGCCGCGGGCCCCCTGGCCGTGCTCCAGGAAGTACGCGATATGGTGGCCCGCCTCCACGATGCCGGCCTGGAAGTCATCCTCGACGTTGTGTATAACCACACCTGCGAAGGCGGGGTGAACGGGCCGACCGTCTCGCTGCGCGGCTTCGGGCAAAGCACCTATTACATGCAGGTCCCCAACCAGCCCGGCCAGTTTTATGACACCACCGGCACCGGGAATTCCCTGGATTTCCGGCGCACCCCGGTGCTCCAGCTCACCCTGGATTCGCTGCGTTACTGGGTCAGCGAGATCGGCGTGGACGGTTTCCGTTTCGACCTGGCCGCCACCCTGGCGCGCCGCGGCGATCATTTCGATACCAACCATCCCCTCTACCTGGCCATGGCCACCGATCCCATTCTTTCCAACGTCAAGCTCATTAACGAGCCCTGGGATCTGGGACCTAACGGCTGGCAAACCGGCAATTTCCTGCCGCCCACCGCGGATTGGAATGACCGCTACCGCGATTCCATACGGCAATTCTGGGTGGCCGACCAGCGCGCCGTGGCCGGCGGCGGCCTGGGCGGAGACCTGCGCGATGTGGCCACCCGCCTGGCGGGCAGCGCCGATCTGTTCGGGCACGGGCGCTCCCCCTCCGGGCGCGGCCCCCTCGCCTCCGTCAATTTCATTACCGCCCACGACGGCTTCAGCCTCTACGACCTGGTCTCCTACGATTCCAAACACAACGAAGCCAACGGGGAAAACGGGCGCGACGGCACCGATAACAACCGCTCGTGGAATCACGGGGTGGAAGGGGAAGGCAGCGATACCGCCCCGCTTCCCGAGCACGTGCTGCGCGCGCGCACCCGCACCATGCGCAACCTCATCGGCACCCTGGTGTTCAGCGCCGGAGTCCCTATGCTCTACGGCGGCGACGAATTTGCCGATACCAAATTCGGGAATAACAACGCCTACTGCCAGGATAATCACGTGTCCTGGCTGGATTGGGACCACGAGGAATGGCAGCGCGAACTCCAGGCCACCGTGGCCTATCTTTTCCGCTTGCGTTCCGAACACCGGGTGCTGCGCCCGAGCATGTTCTACACCGAATCGCCCTCCGGGCGCGATCACATCCCCGATTTGCAGTGGTTTGCGGATACCGGCGAGCCGATGCCCGAACACCGGTGGTTCGATCCCTCGAATCGGTTGCTGCAGATGCTGCGTTCCGGTTCTGAGCGCGACGCCGATGCGCTCGTGGTCATTAACGGCTCGAATCACCATGTTCCTATCCGATTCCCGCAGGGGCGCGGCAATCCCTTCGCGCTAGCCTGGGATTCCTCCTGGCCCACCCCGCGTTCCTCGGAGCGCATCTACCAGCCCGGGGCCTCCACCCGGGTGGAGCCGCTGACGATGCAGCTCTACTTCGCCAACCCGGAGCGGTAG
- the trpS gene encoding tryptophan--tRNA ligase, whose translation MSVEESLERSTSAASLAHAQRLSEKIKEKINTSPEEFRVLTGDRPTGNLHLGHYFGSLRNRVELQRKGVETWLVIADFQVITDRDGTGPIRERVRSLATDYLAVGIDPDAAVIFPHSAIPGLNELMLPFLSLVTDAELRRNPTVKAEHEATGGRPLSGLLLTYPVHQAADILFCKANLVPVGKDQLPHLEQARVIADRFEARYGRPAGRETPVFPRPQALLSEGTSILGLDGAKMSKSRGNTIEIGMSADETAKRIKKAVTDSDRHITYDPEGRPEVSNLLLLASLAQGRPAVEIAEEIGDGGAGTLKKIVTESINEMFAPIRAKRAELAKDPGYVDGIVRRGIEIANERANKTLAEVREALQMVY comes from the coding sequence ATGAGTGTCGAGGAATCCCTCGAACGGTCCACGTCCGCCGCATCCCTGGCGCATGCGCAGCGCCTGAGTGAGAAAATCAAGGAAAAGATTAATACTTCTCCGGAGGAATTCCGGGTTCTCACCGGGGATCGCCCCACCGGCAATCTCCACCTCGGGCACTACTTCGGTTCGCTGCGCAACCGGGTGGAATTGCAGCGCAAGGGCGTGGAAACCTGGCTGGTCATCGCCGATTTCCAGGTCATTACGGATCGGGACGGCACCGGGCCTATCCGGGAGCGGGTGCGTTCGCTGGCCACCGATTACCTCGCGGTGGGAATTGATCCGGATGCCGCGGTGATTTTCCCGCATTCGGCCATTCCCGGCCTCAACGAACTCATGCTGCCCTTCCTCTCTTTGGTGACCGACGCCGAACTGCGCCGCAATCCCACCGTCAAGGCGGAACACGAGGCAACCGGCGGGCGGCCCCTATCCGGGCTGCTGCTCACCTACCCGGTGCACCAGGCCGCCGATATTCTTTTCTGCAAGGCCAACCTGGTGCCGGTGGGCAAGGACCAGCTCCCCCACCTCGAGCAAGCTCGCGTGATCGCCGACCGTTTTGAGGCGCGGTACGGGCGCCCGGCCGGGCGGGAAACCCCGGTCTTCCCGCGCCCGCAGGCCCTGCTTTCCGAGGGCACCTCGATTCTGGGGCTGGACGGCGCCAAGATGAGCAAATCGCGTGGAAACACTATTGAAATCGGCATGAGCGCGGATGAAACCGCCAAGCGCATCAAGAAGGCGGTGACGGATTCGGATCGGCATATTACCTACGATCCGGAGGGGCGCCCGGAAGTGTCGAATCTGCTGCTGCTGGCTTCGCTGGCGCAGGGGCGGCCCGCGGTGGAGATCGCGGAGGAAATTGGCGACGGCGGGGCCGGGACTCTCAAGAAGATCGTCACCGAATCGATCAATGAGATGTTTGCCCCCATCCGGGCCAAGCGCGCCGAGCTCGCTAAGGACCCGGGCTACGTGGACGGGATCGTGCGCCGCGGTATCGAGATCGCTAACGAGCGCGCCAATAAGACGCTCGCGGAGGTGCGCGAAGCGCTTCAGATGGTGTATTAG
- the treS gene encoding maltose alpha-D-glucosyltransferase: MSLPSLNAATSGPRIAQSEHRGLSDNPQWYRHAVFYEVLLKAFGDTDADGVGDIRGLIAHLDYIQWLGIDCIWIPPFYPSPGRDGGYDVADYTAVDPRYGTMDDFRELVDQAHRRGIRVIIDIVINHTSADHPWFQSSRANPDGPYGDFYVWSDTDKKYEDARIIFVDTEVSNWTFDPVRKQYFWHRFFSHQPDLNFDNPKVHEAVLNIFRFWCELGVDGLRLDAIPYLYERDGTNCENLPETHAFIAKVRRVLDEEFPGTLLLAEANQWPEDVVEYFGTEEAPECHMCFHFPVMPRIYYALRDQRATAIREILERTPAIPAGAQWGTFLRNHDELTLEMVSTEERALMYGWYADDPRMRANVGIRRRLAPLLGNSRAEIELAHALLLSLPGSPYLYYGDEIGMGDNIWLPDRDGVRTPMQWSPDRNAGFSTADPGQLYLPAITSLTYNYQAVNVESQLAQPASLLHWIHGILEVRRGHPAMGSGDFVLRESNNDAILAFTRSCPEETILCIMNLANTPRAGRVELPNYAGWLATDVFGGAGFPTVRADGSYDVTLGSRDFFWLKLDAPGQAEPGPVEGARAEESGEPVDFAALSRPAPVDTGAVAVAAAASAASAVSAAAPAGTAGPASADTPEAAHNADHEEGSAA, from the coding sequence ATGTCCCTTCCTTCCCTCAATGCCGCCACGTCCGGGCCCCGCATCGCCCAGTCCGAACATCGCGGGCTCAGCGATAATCCGCAGTGGTATCGCCACGCGGTGTTTTACGAGGTCCTGCTCAAGGCTTTTGGGGATACCGATGCCGATGGGGTTGGCGATATCCGCGGCCTCATCGCGCACCTCGATTACATCCAGTGGTTGGGGATTGACTGCATCTGGATCCCGCCGTTCTACCCCTCCCCGGGGCGGGACGGCGGGTACGATGTTGCCGATTACACCGCGGTGGATCCCCGCTACGGCACGATGGATGATTTTCGGGAGCTCGTTGATCAGGCCCACCGGCGCGGCATCCGCGTCATTATCGATATTGTTATCAACCACACCTCCGCAGATCACCCGTGGTTCCAGTCCTCCCGCGCCAATCCGGACGGGCCCTATGGGGATTTCTACGTGTGGTCAGATACCGATAAAAAATACGAGGATGCTCGGATTATTTTTGTGGACACCGAGGTATCGAATTGGACGTTCGACCCGGTGCGTAAACAGTATTTCTGGCATCGTTTCTTCTCCCACCAGCCGGATCTGAATTTCGATAATCCCAAGGTGCACGAAGCGGTCCTCAATATTTTCCGGTTTTGGTGCGAGCTGGGGGTGGACGGGCTGCGCCTGGATGCCATCCCCTACCTCTACGAGCGGGACGGCACGAATTGCGAAAACCTTCCGGAAACCCACGCTTTTATCGCGAAGGTGCGCCGGGTCCTCGATGAGGAATTTCCCGGCACGCTGCTGCTGGCCGAAGCCAACCAGTGGCCGGAGGACGTCGTCGAATATTTCGGTACGGAGGAAGCGCCCGAGTGCCATATGTGCTTCCACTTCCCCGTGATGCCGCGTATTTATTACGCGCTACGCGACCAGCGTGCCACCGCGATCCGGGAGATTCTGGAGCGCACCCCCGCGATTCCGGCCGGGGCCCAGTGGGGTACGTTCCTGCGCAATCACGATGAGCTCACCCTCGAAATGGTGAGCACGGAGGAACGCGCCCTCATGTACGGCTGGTATGCCGACGATCCGCGCATGCGCGCCAATGTGGGAATCCGCCGCCGCCTCGCCCCGCTGCTGGGGAATTCCCGGGCGGAAATTGAGCTGGCGCACGCGCTGCTGCTCTCGCTGCCTGGCTCGCCCTACCTCTACTACGGGGACGAAATCGGGATGGGTGACAATATTTGGTTGCCGGATCGCGACGGCGTGCGCACCCCCATGCAGTGGAGTCCGGATCGCAATGCCGGTTTTTCCACCGCGGATCCGGGTCAGCTCTACCTGCCGGCCATTACCTCGCTGACCTATAACTACCAGGCGGTCAATGTGGAATCGCAGCTGGCGCAGCCGGCTTCGCTGCTGCATTGGATTCACGGGATTCTCGAGGTGCGGCGCGGGCACCCGGCCATGGGCTCGGGTGATTTCGTGCTGCGCGAGTCGAATAACGACGCGATCCTCGCCTTCACCCGCTCCTGCCCGGAGGAAACCATCCTCTGCATCATGAACCTGGCCAATACCCCGCGCGCCGGGCGCGTTGAGCTGCCCAATTACGCCGGATGGCTGGCCACCGACGTGTTCGGCGGGGCCGGATTCCCGACGGTTCGCGCGGATGGCAGCTACGACGTGACGCTGGGCAGCCGCGATTTCTTCTGGCTCAAACTGGATGCGCCCGGGCAGGCCGAGCCCGGCCCGGTGGAGGGCGCCCGCGCCGAAGAGAGCGGCGAGCCGGTGGATTTCGCGGCGCTCTCCCGCCCGGCGCCGGTAGATACGGGGGCGGTGGCCGTGGCGGCTGCGGCGAGTGCGGCGAGTGCGGTGAGTGCGGCGGCGCCCGCAGGAACGGCAGGGCCCGCAAGCGCGGATACACCGGAAGCCGCACATAACGCAGATCATGAAGAAGGGAGCGCGGCATGA
- a CDS encoding alpha-1,4-glucan--maltose-1-phosphate maltosyltransferase: protein MSIEPTTPAKNSAPTPEKKPAATPATTPAAAKSAAAKATASKKPATTQRSTKSTSSTKSTSSAKSTGAAKGTTTAKAPAKASAAKSTRSTGTAKTTKTAEKPAKSASAAKPAKTTAKTAPSPTTHGRPNPEGYPPAFPQAPMAPAPAPRANIARIPIMDVTPCVQNGSLAAKGTVNEAFPVQATVWREGHDLFGCEAVLVDPQGREVQSAPMVLVRPGLGRYEGWLTPTEPGDWAFFVRSWSDPLATWRHTAEAKLPVGQDIDLVFLEAEQLLKRVAKLLPRGSQDRPAINDAIDVVRKKSIPASVRFAAVTSSVVEDIIQRYPVRDFVSESARFPLAVDRELALHGAWYEMFPRSVGAWRDDEGTWHSGTLRTAAEDLPRIAAMGFDVVYLTPISPIGLTDRKGKNNSLIAQPGEPGSPYAIGSEAGGHDAIHPDLGTFEDFDAFVATARDLGMEVALDIALQCSPDHPWLREHPEWFLHRPDGTIAFAENPPKKYQDIYPLNFDDDPEGIYQAVKGVLETWVSHGVTLFRVDNPHTKPVSFWQRLLAEFRQTHPEVIFLAEAFTAPPMMRGLGAVGFHQSYCYFAWRNEKKEIEDYLWEVGRESDAMLRPTFWPTTHDILTPYLQHSGPNGWKIRAILAAMGSPSYGIYSGYEFVESEPRGSFEEMNNNEKYEYRPRDYSRDPYGIQGLLTRLNEIRKEHVALQRLRGITINPTSNPNIVCFTKVARPEETPSGTADRVIVVINLDPHTTQEAEISLDMSAFGAFDASGLPLGGAPEQIEVVDELGGGHFQWNNRPFVRLNPFTSPAHILSVKA, encoded by the coding sequence ATGTCCATTGAACCGACGACGCCCGCGAAGAATTCGGCACCCACGCCCGAAAAGAAGCCGGCCGCCACGCCCGCGACTACGCCCGCGGCCGCGAAGTCAGCCGCCGCGAAGGCAACAGCGTCGAAGAAACCCGCGACCACTCAGCGCTCAACGAAGAGCACCAGTTCAACAAAGAGCACCAGTTCAGCGAAGAGCACCGGCGCGGCAAAGGGCACCACAACGGCAAAAGCCCCCGCCAAGGCCAGCGCCGCGAAGTCCACGCGAAGCACCGGCACGGCAAAAACCACAAAAACCGCGGAAAAACCCGCGAAGTCCGCGAGCGCGGCAAAACCCGCGAAAACAACCGCGAAAACCGCACCTTCCCCCACTACCCACGGCCGCCCGAACCCGGAAGGCTACCCGCCGGCGTTCCCGCAGGCACCGATGGCCCCGGCCCCCGCGCCCCGCGCGAATATTGCCCGCATCCCGATTATGGATGTGACGCCCTGCGTGCAAAACGGCTCGCTGGCAGCCAAGGGCACCGTCAACGAAGCTTTCCCCGTGCAGGCCACCGTGTGGCGTGAAGGCCACGATTTGTTCGGTTGCGAAGCTGTCCTCGTGGATCCGCAGGGGCGCGAAGTCCAGAGCGCCCCCATGGTGTTGGTGCGCCCGGGCCTGGGCCGTTACGAAGGCTGGCTCACCCCCACCGAGCCCGGCGATTGGGCGTTCTTCGTGCGTTCGTGGTCGGATCCGCTGGCCACCTGGCGCCATACCGCCGAGGCGAAGCTCCCGGTCGGCCAGGATATTGACCTGGTGTTCCTCGAGGCCGAGCAGCTGCTCAAGAGGGTGGCGAAGTTGCTGCCGCGCGGTTCACAGGACCGGCCGGCGATTAATGACGCTATCGACGTCGTTCGAAAAAAGTCCATCCCGGCTTCGGTACGTTTCGCGGCCGTGACCTCGAGCGTCGTCGAAGATATTATTCAACGCTATCCGGTGCGCGATTTCGTGAGTGAATCGGCGCGTTTCCCCCTGGCGGTGGATCGCGAGCTGGCCCTGCACGGCGCGTGGTATGAAATGTTCCCGCGTTCGGTCGGCGCGTGGCGCGACGATGAAGGTACCTGGCATTCCGGAACCCTGCGCACCGCGGCGGAAGATCTGCCCCGCATCGCCGCCATGGGCTTTGACGTGGTGTACCTGACCCCGATTAGCCCGATTGGCCTGACCGATCGCAAGGGCAAGAATAATTCGCTGATTGCCCAGCCCGGCGAACCCGGTTCGCCCTACGCTATCGGCAGTGAGGCCGGCGGGCACGATGCCATCCACCCGGATCTGGGCACCTTCGAAGATTTCGATGCTTTTGTGGCTACCGCGCGGGATTTGGGCATGGAGGTCGCCCTCGATATTGCGCTGCAATGCTCCCCGGACCACCCGTGGCTGCGCGAGCACCCCGAATGGTTCTTGCACCGTCCGGACGGCACCATCGCCTTCGCGGAGAATCCCCCGAAGAAATACCAGGATATTTACCCGCTCAATTTCGATGATGATCCGGAAGGTATCTACCAGGCCGTCAAGGGCGTGCTGGAAACGTGGGTTTCGCACGGGGTCACGCTGTTCCGGGTGGATAATCCGCATACCAAGCCGGTGAGTTTCTGGCAGCGGCTGCTGGCCGAATTCCGCCAGACCCACCCGGAGGTGATTTTCCTGGCCGAAGCCTTCACCGCCCCGCCGATGATGCGCGGGCTGGGTGCGGTGGGCTTCCACCAGTCGTACTGCTATTTCGCGTGGCGTAACGAAAAGAAGGAGATTGAGGACTACCTGTGGGAGGTGGGCCGGGAATCGGATGCGATGTTGCGCCCCACTTTTTGGCCGACGACGCACGATATCCTCACCCCCTACCTGCAGCATTCGGGCCCGAACGGGTGGAAGATCCGCGCGATTTTGGCGGCGATGGGCTCGCCCTCCTACGGGATTTACTCCGGCTATGAATTTGTGGAATCGGAGCCGCGCGGCAGCTTCGAGGAAATGAACAATAACGAGAAGTACGAATACCGCCCGCGGGATTACAGCCGTGATCCGTACGGTATCCAGGGGCTTCTCACCCGGCTCAATGAGATCCGCAAGGAGCACGTGGCTCTTCAGCGCCTGCGCGGGATCACCATTAATCCCACGTCGAACCCGAATATTGTGTGCTTCACGAAGGTGGCCCGCCCGGAGGAGACTCCGTCGGGAACCGCGGACCGGGTGATCGTGGTGATCAACCTCGACCCGCACACCACCCAGGAAGCGGAGATCTCCCTGGATATGTCCGCTTTCGGTGCTTTCGATGCCAGCGGGCTGCCGCTGGGCGGGGCACCCGAGCAGATCGAGGTGGTGGACGAACTAGGCGGCGGGCACTTCCAGTGGAATAACCGGCCCTTCGTGCGCCTCAATCCCTTCACCAGCCCGGCACATATTCTCTCGGTAAAGGCCTGA
- a CDS encoding mycoredoxin — protein sequence MADLTMYTTSWCGYCRNLSAQLKRAGITWDEVNIEEDEAAAVKVAGLNGGNKVVPTLEFADGATLTNPSLKDVQAKLAELASPGS from the coding sequence ATGGCTGATCTCACAATGTATACAACGTCCTGGTGCGGCTACTGCCGTAACCTTTCCGCCCAGCTCAAGCGGGCTGGCATCACCTGGGATGAGGTGAATATTGAGGAGGATGAGGCCGCGGCCGTGAAGGTTGCGGGACTCAACGGTGGCAATAAAGTGGTGCCCACTCTTGAGTTTGCCGACGGCGCAACCCTGACGAATCCGAGCCTGAAAGACGTGCAGGCGAAACTCGCCGAACTCGCCTCCCCCGGGAGCTAA